From the genome of Thermogutta terrifontis, one region includes:
- a CDS encoding tetratricopeptide repeat protein produces MKPSRVSKSLRLTRVVAFLVTVLLVWGFVGFANGVAALEKSVAETEAKKAEETTGREDLDRAVELKLSARTLNDLGEVIRLCEQALSKKLDKEDEEFAKQLLAATRIQRGMMIAQVILGGIPIDRNWPAFRALALEDLEKGLAVDPTQAEAWFTVAKLHALPGGDERKAIEACGRAIELGANNPRLLGDAYMLRGQLTQGKEESIADLTKAIELLPDDPEPLRLRAQSYLKANKPEEALADLNKALEKEPDSIATLESKIDTLIELKRYDEALQVCDQIEKLSPNTAEALFNRARILAVQKEYEKALELLNQAAKLDPKNPAVLMIRAAVYQELKKTDEALKDINEAIKLRPGNPALLRLRAAILAGSGKFSEAIADLEQVRKAQSGEDEVTLALQLGLLYSAQKFYGKAIEQFTKVLEADPKNVAALRGRADALLSMGRHAEAIKDYEKALEVDPNDSGVLNNLAWVLATSPDDKLRDGKRALELAKKACELTQYKEAHILSTLAAAYAELGDLKTAIEWSQKAVELGEGEEKEALMKELETYKSGKPMRELLQEPPEPVSPPAEQDKKEEKPESDKDQKQEGQKPSEQSSN; encoded by the coding sequence ATGAAACCCTCACGTGTTTCCAAATCGCTGCGTCTTACCCGAGTTGTTGCGTTCCTTGTGACCGTCCTTTTAGTGTGGGGCTTTGTCGGTTTCGCTAATGGGGTTGCGGCTTTGGAAAAGTCCGTTGCGGAAACTGAAGCCAAGAAAGCGGAGGAAACAACCGGTCGGGAAGACCTCGATCGCGCGGTGGAACTGAAGCTTTCCGCGCGAACGCTCAATGATCTCGGCGAGGTTATCCGACTGTGTGAGCAGGCCCTTTCCAAAAAGCTGGATAAGGAAGATGAGGAGTTTGCGAAACAGCTTCTGGCGGCCACGCGAATCCAACGCGGAATGATGATTGCCCAGGTTATCCTCGGTGGGATTCCCATCGATCGTAACTGGCCAGCTTTTCGGGCGCTGGCCCTGGAAGATCTCGAGAAAGGCCTGGCAGTTGATCCAACGCAGGCTGAAGCCTGGTTCACCGTTGCCAAGCTCCATGCTCTTCCCGGGGGAGATGAGAGGAAGGCCATCGAGGCATGCGGGCGCGCCATTGAACTGGGTGCCAACAATCCACGCCTGCTTGGCGACGCGTACATGCTTCGGGGGCAGCTCACCCAGGGCAAGGAGGAATCCATCGCGGACCTGACCAAGGCCATCGAGCTTTTGCCGGATGATCCGGAGCCACTGCGTCTGCGGGCGCAAAGCTATCTGAAGGCAAACAAACCGGAAGAGGCCCTGGCGGATCTCAATAAGGCACTGGAAAAGGAGCCGGATTCAATTGCCACGCTGGAGTCCAAGATCGACACCCTGATTGAGCTGAAACGTTATGATGAAGCTCTTCAGGTGTGCGATCAGATTGAAAAGCTCAGCCCTAACACGGCGGAAGCCCTCTTTAACCGAGCACGGATCCTCGCCGTTCAAAAGGAATACGAAAAAGCACTCGAGCTTTTAAACCAGGCGGCTAAGCTTGATCCAAAAAATCCTGCCGTTCTCATGATCCGGGCCGCTGTGTACCAAGAACTGAAAAAAACGGACGAAGCCCTGAAAGACATCAATGAAGCCATCAAGCTGCGTCCGGGAAATCCAGCTCTTCTGCGCCTTCGGGCGGCGATTCTGGCCGGTAGCGGCAAGTTTAGCGAGGCCATTGCGGATCTTGAGCAGGTGCGCAAGGCGCAGAGCGGCGAAGACGAAGTGACCCTCGCTCTCCAGCTAGGGTTGCTGTACTCCGCCCAGAAATTTTATGGAAAAGCGATCGAACAGTTCACCAAGGTGCTGGAAGCCGATCCCAAGAACGTGGCGGCACTCCGTGGACGCGCCGATGCCCTGCTCAGTATGGGACGCCATGCGGAAGCGATTAAAGACTACGAAAAGGCGCTGGAAGTTGACCCTAACGATAGTGGTGTCCTGAACAACCTGGCCTGGGTGCTGGCCACTTCGCCGGATGATAAACTGCGGGACGGCAAGCGTGCTCTTGAGCTGGCGAAGAAAGCCTGCGAACTCACACAGTACAAGGAGGCCCATATCCTCAGCACGCTGGCTGCCGCCTATGCCGAACTGGGAGACTTGAAAACCGCTATCGAATGGTCCCAGAAAGCGGTGGAACTCGGCGAGGGCGAGGAAAAAGAGGCTCTCATGAAGGAATTGGAAACCTATAAGTCCGGCAAACCGATGCGGGAACTCCTTCAGGAGCCTCCCGAGCCGGTCAGCCCGCCCGCCGAACAGGACAAAAAAGAGGAGAAGCCTGAGTCCG
- a CDS encoding CHAT domain-containing protein, protein MNASKILRLRFGEQKLRRGIRAELRLLAFALALWLGCFFCKLGLAQLSSGGQVPQPLYYSGLELMHEGEFRDALQMFDTCYRSAMKFGTRRFMDSVCYLAMMGECYYQMGQLDRAFESYSAALEIALSYPTWLQQVILPPTGASPLSSANRPIPWGQRTRTNPVGQVPSTGLYTYSQIIVDPSLLERGAIVPQEARAINVVEIIRCTALALRRRIELLGPLSLADPLSKPASSVFSVQYTQPNHWSQCWGDLLAGLSAVSEGRLDAAIPLLTRSTTVAGRFEHQLSGIALIELGKLALARGDYGAAINFFQEASYDAFYYGDGLMLEEALRLAAVAHLVGRSQTVYPVLPAALAWAKTKRIPFIQASLDLSLAEQALATNNLAMATTALDDAQSIVSRRQMSTGRLATRLAFLRAASLLQSGATAQGQAALNAALPAMRSTSLWLFQISRLSQVYASGQIGLRGPITPRTAHELYQLLLRDPTNLDWAIDPLECLAVISTPHPTLYDQWFAIAWQRKQWEDALEIADRARRHRFQSALPLGGRLDALRRLLEAPEVLLDNQARQERQNLLARYPQFAELSKQSRQLRQELLTTSLVPKNNEEQVALQKKWDAWMEIIRKQESLLRAMAVDRTAVGVPFPPVIPTKQIRQQLPPGAVLWTFFAAGNDVFVFYVTNDQYDTWQLRGGQVAVQKLLSQYLTQLGFLDGNREFTVKDVAETGWQSAGANLLNFLVAGSKADLAADFDQLIIVPDGFLWYLPFETLCVKADNGYLPLVAKHKVYYAISSSSAVISGPITLPPQPRTLVFQGRLNPQEEPAAGQQRVAAILESLPGALVLGASPSAPPGRLVASLFDQLVVLEDLGDCARPFNITPLPLAKGNTELGDWLELPYGRPLMVALPGLHMATESALRKNDISLGGQEVFLAAASLQAVGSQTLLLGRWRTGGQSLNTLLKEFFQEWPGKSASESLQRAMLLVMTEPLDPRREPRVQVRPNDLPTKTAHPLFWANLLLVDGGQGRSTAVEPAAPGGNNPPAPAQENQARENQPAAAPEAQPHQEQANPPDNANKDQ, encoded by the coding sequence ATGAACGCATCAAAAATCTTGCGGCTGCGGTTTGGTGAACAGAAGCTGCGTCGCGGCATTCGTGCGGAGCTGAGGCTGCTGGCCTTTGCGCTGGCGCTCTGGCTGGGATGTTTCTTCTGCAAATTGGGGCTGGCTCAATTGAGCTCCGGCGGCCAGGTGCCGCAACCCCTTTATTACAGTGGTCTGGAACTGATGCATGAGGGGGAATTTCGCGATGCACTCCAGATGTTCGACACCTGCTACCGCAGCGCCATGAAATTCGGCACGCGCCGGTTCATGGATTCCGTGTGCTACCTCGCGATGATGGGGGAGTGCTATTACCAGATGGGGCAACTCGATCGGGCATTTGAAAGCTATTCCGCGGCCCTGGAAATTGCCCTGAGCTATCCGACCTGGCTTCAGCAGGTGATTCTGCCACCAACGGGGGCAAGTCCGTTGAGCAGTGCAAATCGGCCGATCCCCTGGGGACAGAGGACCCGGACCAACCCCGTTGGTCAGGTGCCCTCCACGGGCCTGTACACCTATTCGCAGATCATAGTGGATCCCAGCTTGTTGGAGAGAGGAGCCATTGTGCCGCAGGAAGCCCGGGCGATCAATGTGGTGGAGATCATTCGCTGCACAGCGCTGGCGTTGCGGCGACGGATTGAACTGCTTGGTCCTCTGTCGCTCGCTGATCCACTAAGCAAACCGGCATCGAGTGTGTTTTCCGTTCAATACACCCAACCCAACCACTGGTCGCAGTGCTGGGGCGATCTTTTGGCGGGGTTGAGCGCGGTCAGTGAAGGCCGTTTGGATGCGGCGATTCCTCTTCTCACACGATCGACGACTGTTGCCGGCAGGTTTGAGCACCAACTTTCGGGGATCGCTCTGATCGAGCTTGGGAAACTGGCCCTGGCCCGGGGGGATTACGGAGCCGCCATCAATTTCTTCCAGGAGGCCAGCTACGATGCGTTTTACTATGGCGACGGTCTGATGCTGGAAGAAGCCCTGCGTTTGGCGGCAGTGGCCCATCTGGTTGGCCGATCGCAAACAGTTTACCCAGTCTTGCCTGCGGCTCTTGCCTGGGCCAAGACCAAGCGGATTCCCTTCATCCAGGCCAGTTTGGATCTCAGTTTGGCTGAGCAGGCCCTGGCGACGAACAATCTGGCGATGGCGACCACGGCTCTCGATGATGCCCAGAGCATTGTTTCCCGACGACAGATGAGCACGGGTCGCCTGGCGACTCGGCTGGCGTTTCTCCGCGCAGCGTCCTTGCTCCAAAGTGGTGCCACGGCGCAGGGGCAGGCGGCCCTCAACGCGGCGCTCCCTGCGATGCGGAGTACGTCCCTCTGGCTATTTCAGATATCGCGTCTTTCTCAGGTCTATGCGTCGGGGCAAATCGGACTGCGGGGGCCAATCACGCCCCGGACCGCCCACGAGCTGTATCAACTCCTGCTACGGGACCCGACAAACCTCGATTGGGCGATCGATCCGTTGGAATGTCTGGCGGTCATTTCGACTCCTCATCCGACGCTCTATGACCAGTGGTTTGCCATCGCATGGCAGCGAAAGCAATGGGAGGACGCCCTGGAAATAGCTGATCGTGCCCGGCGGCACCGGTTTCAGTCGGCTCTCCCGCTGGGAGGACGGCTGGACGCCTTGCGGCGACTTCTCGAGGCTCCGGAGGTCCTCCTCGATAACCAGGCGCGTCAGGAGCGGCAAAATCTGCTCGCACGGTACCCCCAGTTCGCCGAACTCAGCAAGCAGTCTCGGCAGTTGCGGCAGGAACTTCTGACGACCAGTCTCGTGCCCAAAAACAACGAGGAGCAGGTGGCTCTCCAGAAAAAGTGGGATGCCTGGATGGAGATTATCAGAAAACAGGAAAGTCTTCTTCGTGCGATGGCCGTGGACCGCACTGCCGTGGGCGTTCCCTTTCCACCTGTCATTCCGACCAAGCAAATTCGCCAGCAGCTTCCGCCGGGTGCCGTTCTGTGGACGTTCTTTGCGGCCGGGAATGACGTTTTTGTCTTCTATGTGACGAACGATCAGTATGACACCTGGCAACTCCGTGGGGGACAGGTGGCGGTGCAAAAGCTGCTAAGCCAGTATCTGACGCAGCTTGGCTTTTTGGACGGAAATCGCGAGTTTACGGTCAAAGACGTGGCGGAGACGGGCTGGCAATCGGCGGGGGCCAATCTACTCAATTTCCTGGTGGCGGGTTCGAAAGCCGATCTGGCTGCGGATTTTGATCAACTGATCATCGTACCAGATGGCTTTCTATGGTACCTGCCCTTTGAAACGCTCTGTGTTAAGGCGGATAATGGGTACCTTCCCCTCGTTGCCAAGCATAAGGTCTATTATGCGATTTCGTCGTCTTCAGCGGTAATAAGTGGTCCGATCACCCTCCCTCCGCAGCCGCGAACGCTCGTCTTTCAGGGACGCCTCAACCCGCAGGAAGAACCAGCAGCCGGACAGCAGCGCGTGGCAGCGATTCTTGAGTCGCTCCCGGGGGCGCTGGTTCTCGGGGCTTCGCCCAGCGCTCCCCCCGGTCGCCTGGTCGCATCCTTGTTTGATCAACTGGTTGTCCTGGAGGATTTGGGCGACTGTGCCCGGCCGTTTAATATCACGCCGCTTCCTTTGGCGAAAGGGAATACCGAACTGGGCGACTGGCTTGAACTGCCCTACGGACGTCCCCTGATGGTGGCCCTCCCGGGCCTTCACATGGCTACGGAATCCGCCTTGCGGAAAAACGACATTTCGCTGGGTGGTCAGGAAGTTTTCCTTGCCGCCGCGAGCCTGCAGGCGGTGGGTTCGCAAACGCTGCTTCTCGGACGATGGCGGACAGGTGGACAGAGCCTCAACACGCTGCTGAAAGAATTCTTCCAGGAATGGCCAGGGAAGTCGGCCAGCGAGAGTCTCCAGAGAGCAATGCTCCTGGTGATGACGGAGCCGCTTGACCCCAGACGGGAGCCCCGGGTTCAGGTCAGGCCTAATGATCTTCCGACAAAGACGGCCCATCCGTTATTTTGGGCCAATTTGCTTCTCGTTGATGGTGGCCAAGGTAGAAGCACAGCCGTCGAACCAGCAGCCCCCGGTGGCAATAACCCGCCTGCCCCGGCTCAGGAAAACCAGGCTCGGGAAAACCAACCGGCCGCAGCGCCCGAGGCCCAACCCCATCAGGAACAGGCCAATCCGCCTGATAACGCCAATAAAGACCAGTGA
- a CDS encoding GlsB/YeaQ/YmgE family stress response membrane protein — translation MDFPFRLPLLAEYWIELVLVWLGFGTVVGLLARVIFPGREPSGALGTVLIGVIGAVVGPLFMETVCRLEGFNPISLLGFVAALGGASVVLVLYRFLLLIMSDHLPPQPTEEHLAPPPEYPPPPPPYEYPWPPPPTA, via the coding sequence ATGGACTTCCCCTTCCGACTCCCTCTCCTGGCCGAGTACTGGATTGAGCTAGTATTGGTCTGGCTCGGTTTCGGGACTGTGGTCGGCCTTCTGGCGCGAGTCATCTTTCCCGGCCGTGAGCCAAGCGGTGCCTTGGGCACGGTGCTGATCGGGGTGATCGGGGCCGTGGTCGGCCCTCTTTTCATGGAAACGGTGTGCCGTCTGGAGGGGTTCAACCCCATCAGTCTCCTGGGTTTTGTGGCGGCACTCGGGGGAGCCTCCGTGGTGCTGGTCCTGTATCGCTTCCTCCTCCTAATAATGAGCGACCATCTTCCGCCGCAACCCACCGAAGAACATCTCGCTCCTCCCCCCGAATACCCTCCACCACCGCCACCCTACGAATACCCCTGGCCACCCCCTCCTACCGCATGA
- a CDS encoding sialidase family protein, protein MRLHRVLIRVGIIAFGVLVWSPAEGEPTHKTVPGVVVDHSPRTTGIYIGSPSLAVLPDGTYVASHDEFGPGSTEHERAKTRVFISKDRGESWQHVADVEGQFWSTLFVHRGHLYLLGTWSHYGNLVIRRSQDGGRTWTSPDDEKSGLLAKGRFHCAPVPVVEHSGRIWRAVEDTTNPRQWGRSFRARVISAPTDADLLVADNWTLSNPLPGDSSWLDGGFGGFLEGNIVIGPAGEILNILRVAYPEGGKAAVLHVARDGRTLRFDPHEDFVDFPGGAKKFTIRFDPQSRRYWSLVNWVPPRHQGLDAARVRNTLALVASPDLRHWEIRTVLLYHSDTQRHAFQYPDWLFDGDDIIAAIRTAYDDEAGGAHNAHDANYLTFHRFKCFRDLTMRDSVVPPAELGLQE, encoded by the coding sequence ATGAGGTTGCATCGCGTCTTGATCCGGGTGGGAATAATTGCCTTCGGTGTTTTGGTGTGGAGCCCGGCTGAAGGTGAACCGACCCACAAGACGGTTCCGGGGGTCGTTGTCGACCATTCGCCGCGGACCACTGGCATTTACATCGGATCGCCGAGTCTCGCGGTTCTTCCGGATGGAACTTATGTGGCTTCCCACGACGAATTTGGGCCGGGTTCCACCGAGCACGAGAGGGCGAAAACCCGGGTTTTCATCTCAAAAGACCGTGGTGAAAGCTGGCAGCACGTGGCTGATGTGGAGGGGCAGTTCTGGTCCACGCTGTTTGTCCATCGCGGGCACCTTTATCTCTTGGGGACGTGGAGTCACTACGGCAATCTCGTTATCCGACGCTCCCAGGATGGGGGGCGAACGTGGACTTCACCGGATGATGAAAAGAGCGGGCTGCTTGCAAAAGGACGCTTTCACTGTGCGCCTGTGCCCGTGGTCGAGCACAGTGGGCGAATCTGGCGGGCGGTGGAAGACACTACAAATCCGCGGCAATGGGGCCGATCGTTTCGCGCCCGGGTTATTTCAGCTCCTACCGACGCAGACCTTCTCGTGGCCGATAACTGGACTCTGAGTAACCCTTTACCTGGTGACTCATCGTGGCTTGATGGGGGGTTCGGCGGTTTTCTGGAAGGAAATATCGTGATTGGTCCAGCGGGGGAGATTCTCAACATTCTGCGGGTGGCCTATCCCGAGGGAGGAAAAGCCGCCGTCCTTCATGTGGCTCGTGACGGGCGAACGCTTCGGTTTGATCCCCATGAGGATTTTGTGGATTTTCCGGGCGGGGCCAAGAAATTCACCATCCGCTTCGATCCGCAGTCCCGGCGGTACTGGTCACTCGTCAACTGGGTGCCTCCCCGGCATCAAGGACTAGACGCAGCGAGGGTCCGCAACACGCTCGCATTAGTTGCCTCGCCGGACCTGCGCCATTGGGAGATCCGCACCGTACTCCTTTACCATTCGGACACTCAGCGGCACGCCTTCCAGTACCCTGACTGGTTGTTTGACGGGGACGACATCATCGCCGCTATTCGCACCGCCTACGACGATGAGGCAGGCGGCGCTCACAATGCTCACGACGCCAACTACCTCACGTTCCACCGTTTTAAATGCTTTCGCGACTTAACGATGCGCGATTCTGTCGTTCCACCCGCGGAGTTGGGCCTTCAGGAGTGA
- a CDS encoding sulfatase-like hydrolase/transferase codes for MKIIVIEADGLRAEFLGPYGNDWVETPSLNRIAADGFVFDHCLIGSPHRAVQTAALWTGLHPTQIALHRSAVGNSVSLGDRVSSQETSGDGTLQEDPAQRSIVSLLRKQNWKTVLISPESSVLAHPLAQTFEEHRLVGKLPDDAGDEEHSSFRVVQGEPAVTPVGRPAEDWAETRTAVVFSEVCETLSQIEGTALVWCHLSDLRNHWDAPLTMRMRHHEEGDPEPWSGTNVPRLRFRGEVDPDWLLPFVSAYAAQVEVLDLCLAGLWSTLEELAHREPWMLVITSARGMPLGEHGWLGTWHTPLHAELLHVPFIVAFSDGLGQSERSQALVYPHDLAVTVLNWVGVDTPIGRTGNPVGPEKTWVAIGGEDLLPIIRGEVDQVRDRLFVWDGHRTLAVRTRGWFAQVRLVGQEDAEEIADSSGALGSGEEAVPDEATLQDLTVVSARADLANLVKMRTQEGEDSLSDWEIEELRRRVRLFVKPDDRWEVNEVADRCPQIAGEFLKTTAEFLYSFQSLADVSRQSSYLALSVLPDDLVKGPEA; via the coding sequence ATGAAAATCATTGTGATCGAGGCCGACGGATTGCGCGCAGAGTTTTTGGGGCCGTATGGCAACGACTGGGTGGAAACCCCATCGCTCAATCGCATTGCTGCGGACGGTTTTGTGTTTGATCACTGTCTGATTGGTTCGCCGCATCGCGCTGTGCAAACGGCAGCGCTGTGGACAGGACTCCATCCCACCCAAATTGCGTTGCACCGATCAGCGGTGGGTAATTCGGTGAGCCTGGGAGATCGTGTGTCATCGCAGGAGACTTCCGGCGACGGCACTTTGCAGGAAGACCCAGCACAGCGGTCCATTGTGTCCCTCCTGCGGAAGCAAAATTGGAAGACCGTCCTTATCAGTCCAGAAAGCAGCGTTCTTGCACATCCGCTAGCCCAAACTTTTGAGGAACATCGCTTGGTCGGTAAGTTGCCGGACGACGCGGGTGATGAAGAGCACAGTTCGTTTCGCGTTGTCCAGGGCGAGCCCGCTGTGACTCCGGTGGGTCGGCCGGCAGAGGACTGGGCGGAGACCCGCACGGCTGTGGTTTTTTCTGAAGTCTGCGAAACGCTGTCACAGATTGAAGGGACGGCGCTGGTGTGGTGCCATCTCTCCGACCTGCGAAATCACTGGGATGCGCCGCTGACGATGCGAATGCGGCACCATGAAGAGGGCGATCCCGAGCCGTGGTCGGGGACCAACGTGCCACGACTCCGCTTTCGGGGAGAGGTCGACCCGGACTGGCTGTTGCCGTTTGTTTCGGCCTATGCCGCGCAGGTGGAAGTTCTCGACCTTTGCCTGGCCGGGTTGTGGAGCACACTGGAGGAACTTGCCCATCGCGAGCCGTGGATGCTGGTCATCACCTCAGCCCGGGGAATGCCTCTGGGAGAGCACGGATGGTTGGGGACGTGGCATACTCCGTTGCACGCGGAACTGCTCCACGTTCCCTTCATAGTGGCGTTTTCCGACGGGCTTGGGCAATCGGAACGGAGCCAGGCCCTTGTCTATCCGCACGATCTGGCGGTTACCGTTCTGAATTGGGTGGGTGTGGATACGCCCATCGGGCGGACTGGAAATCCGGTTGGTCCGGAAAAAACATGGGTTGCGATTGGCGGGGAAGATCTCCTTCCGATTATTCGCGGAGAGGTGGATCAGGTGCGAGATCGCCTCTTCGTTTGGGATGGACACCGGACCCTGGCGGTGCGCACACGTGGGTGGTTCGCACAGGTACGACTGGTGGGTCAAGAAGACGCTGAAGAGATCGCGGATTCCTCAGGTGCGCTGGGAAGCGGTGAGGAGGCAGTGCCCGATGAGGCGACACTTCAGGATCTCACCGTGGTAAGTGCCCGGGCAGATCTTGCCAATCTTGTGAAGATGAGAACGCAGGAAGGAGAGGACTCGCTCAGTGACTGGGAAATCGAAGAACTTCGCCGCCGGGTAAGGCTGTTCGTGAAACCCGATGACCGCTGGGAAGTGAATGAGGTGGCCGACCGGTGTCCTCAGATTGCGGGCGAGTTTCTCAAGACGACCGCGGAATTCCTGTACAGTTTTCAATCGCTTGCGGATGTTTCTCGGCAGAGTTCGTATCTCGCGCTGTCGGTGTTGCCGGACGATCTTGTCAAAGGGCCAGAGGCCTGA
- a CDS encoding sulfatase, which yields MDQAIQKILEAVDRCGLAERTLVIFTSDNGATKTGSNKPFRGGKGTTWEGGIRVPAIVRWPGHVPSDAVSEQVCLTMDWTASILRVAGIQPDGISRLDGIDVLKLVEENRPPIPRTVYWRARRGNSTWWAVRHRDWKYLRHRMGAKVEEYLFDLVRDPGESQDLLAARPDFAGQLRQLLERWEKDVRPQP from the coding sequence ATGGACCAGGCGATTCAAAAAATCCTCGAGGCGGTCGATCGATGCGGACTTGCTGAACGCACTTTGGTCATTTTCACCAGCGACAACGGGGCCACAAAGACCGGCAGCAATAAACCATTTCGCGGCGGAAAGGGAACCACGTGGGAGGGCGGGATCCGCGTTCCGGCGATCGTACGCTGGCCGGGACACGTGCCGTCGGACGCCGTGAGTGAACAGGTCTGTCTGACCATGGACTGGACCGCTTCGATCTTACGCGTTGCTGGTATACAACCGGATGGAATATCTCGGCTGGACGGAATCGATGTATTAAAGCTGGTTGAAGAGAATCGTCCGCCAATACCCCGTACCGTGTATTGGCGGGCGCGACGGGGCAACTCCACCTGGTGGGCCGTGCGCCACCGAGACTGGAAGTACCTTCGACACCGGATGGGTGCTAAAGTGGAGGAGTATCTCTTTGATCTTGTGAGGGATCCGGGTGAGAGCCAGGACCTGCTTGCGGCCCGGCCGGATTTTGCAGGTCAGCTGCGTCAACTGCTGGAACGGTGGGAAAAAGACGTGAGACCTCAGCCATAA
- a CDS encoding transposase has translation MGDSTYGGQSILGLLPPNCDLTSRTTLDARLYEAPPPHKPGRPGRPRRRGQKLPPPKEMLSKGGRQIKLSVYGRTQTARVAEAEARLHAVPERPVKIVAVEALSGGRGREAFYSTVAEARAEDVLRWYSMRWSVEVTFHDSKQYLGFEEPQGWSERAVERTAPMAMLLYTLIVHWYVSEGHREARLRIPPWYTRKSRPSFADMLSALKRLSLQQRISASGLGRRGSKKMFQLLENLINLAA, from the coding sequence GTGGGAGATTCCACCTATGGTGGGCAAAGTATCCTGGGCCTGTTGCCACCCAACTGCGACCTGACCAGCCGCACCACACTGGATGCCCGGCTGTACGAGGCCCCACCACCTCACAAGCCTGGTCGCCCCGGCCGTCCTCGTCGTCGGGGTCAGAAGCTGCCTCCGCCCAAAGAAATGCTGTCCAAGGGAGGTCGGCAGATCAAGCTGTCGGTGTATGGTCGGACCCAAACCGCGCGGGTCGCCGAGGCCGAAGCCCGGCTGCACGCAGTCCCCGAACGACCGGTGAAAATCGTTGCCGTGGAGGCTTTGTCCGGAGGACGCGGTCGGGAAGCGTTCTATTCCACGGTTGCCGAGGCAAGGGCGGAAGATGTCCTGAGATGGTATTCCATGCGCTGGAGTGTGGAAGTGACCTTCCATGACAGCAAGCAGTACCTGGGATTTGAAGAGCCCCAAGGATGGAGCGAGCGGGCGGTGGAGCGCACGGCTCCCATGGCCATGTTGCTTTACACGCTGATTGTCCATTGGTACGTTTCGGAAGGTCATCGCGAGGCGAGGTTACGGATCCCGCCTTGGTACACGCGGAAGTCCCGTCCTTCGTTCGCCGACATGCTGAGCGCGCTCAAACGCCTGAGTTTACAACAGCGAATTTCTGCGTCTGGCCTGGGCAGAAGGGGTTCGAAAAAAATGTTCCAACTCCTGGAAAACCTCATCAATCTCGCGGCGTAA